One Alligator mississippiensis isolate rAllMis1 chromosome 1, rAllMis1, whole genome shotgun sequence genomic window carries:
- the LOC132243325 gene encoding zinc finger protein 271-like isoform X3 translates to MEPLWASRRSVSEMGSLRPVKHQWHMGQERPQKKKENIAVNQVPSPVACEKEEGKEARKTSGFREELVVLRDLKRHKGKVHKRERLHAKQGSVGGLRGKHKLTTKPRGRAHPCPQCRKSFSCPSRLALHKIRHAGEKPRVRATRGKSFTCLSTLAAHHQVHSGQLPHRFTKTGKSFVWSSELAKNQHVHRKKCQYCCVTCGKTFTHFFSLVHHRRMHLGRKTHRCNECRKKFISWQGLSQHQCVWRRQQSHYCTKCGKSFRQPSSLAKHRCMHTQEKPHQWSECGKSCTRSPTVAKGQLMPAEEKPHQCSECEKSFSKSSSLANHQRIHTGKKLNQCSVCGKSFTRSSSLAEHHHIHTGKKPHQCSVCGKSFTYPSRLARHQRIHTGEKPHKCSLCGKSFSKSYGLAQHQRIHYAVEKPHQCSVCGKSFSQSSSLTKHQRIHTGEKPYQCSECGKSFTYASSLTQHQHIHHTGKKPHHCSECGRSFSYFSYLTRHRLIHAGEKPHRCTECGKSFTCSSHLARHQLIHTGEKPHQCSECGKSFARSSGLAQHQLIHKGDKPYNCSECGKSFTYSSNLARHQLIHTGEKPYQCSVCGKSFARSSHLDKHHCIHEEEKPHHCSECGKSFTSSYSLTRHQLIHTGEKPYQCSECGKSFTYSSNLAEHQFIHTREKPHQCSECGKRFIRFSILAEHLCVHTGEKPHRCSECGKSFTYFSSLTEHQRIHMVEKVHRCSECGKSFTRSSHLSRHQRVHTRKHS, encoded by the coding sequence ATGGAGCCATTGTGGGCTTCCCGAAGAAGTGTGAGTGAGATGGGCTCCCTAAGACCTGTAAAGCACCAATGGCACATGGGTCAGGAGAGGCcccaaaagaagaaagagaatatAGCAGTGAACCAGGTCCCATCTCCAGTTGCTTGtgagaaggaagaagggaaagaagccagaaaaACCTCAGGGTTTAGGGAAGAACTTGTGGTGCTGAGAGACCTGAAGAGGCACAAGGGAAAGGTCCACAAAAGAGAGAGACTGCATGCAAAGCAAGGCAGTGTAGGAGGCCTCAGAGGGAAGCATAAGCTCACCACCAAGCCCAGGgggagagcccacccctgccctcagtgcaggaaaAGCTTTAGCTGCCCCTCacgcctggctctgcacaagataaggcACGCTGGGGAGAAGCCCCGTGTACGCGCCACgcgtgggaagagcttcacctgcctctcgaccctggctgctcaccaccaggtccattctggacagctcccccaccgcTTCACCAAAACGGGGAAGAGCTTTGTGTGGAGCTCGGAGCTAGCGAAGAACCAACACGTGCACAGGAAGAAGTGTCAGTACTGCTGTGTCACATGTGGtaagaccttcacccatttcttctccctggttcaTCACCGGCgcatgcacttggggaggaagacgcACCGCTGCAATGAGTGCAGGAAGAAATTCATCAGCTGGCAaggcctgtcccagcaccagtgtgtgtggaggaggcagcagtcacACTACTGCacaaagtgtgggaagagcttcaggcagccctccagcctggccaagcacaggtgcatgcacacacaggagaagccacatcagtggtctgagtgtgggaagagctgtACCCGTTCCCCCACTGTAGCCAAAGGTCAGCTCATGCCTGCagaggagaagccacatcagtgctctgagtgtgagaagagcttcagcaaatcctccagcctggccaatcaccagcgcatccacacagggaagaagctaaatcagtgctctgtgtgtgggaagagcttcacccgctcctccagcctggccgAACACCATCACATccacacagggaagaagccacatcagtgctctgtgtgtgggaagagcttcacctacccTTCTcgcctggcccggcaccagcgcatccacacaggggagaagccacataagtgcTCTTTGTGTGGCAAGAGTTTCAGCAAATCCTATGgcttggcccagcaccagcgcatccactaCGCAgtagagaagccacatcagtgctctgtgtgtgggaagagcttcagccaaTCCTCCTCCCTGaccaagcaccagcgcatccacacaggggagaagccatatcagtgctctgagtgcgGGAAAAGCTTTACCTATGCCTCCAGCCTGACCCAGCACCAACACATCCACCACACAGGGAAGAAGCCCCATCACTGCTCTGAGTGCGGGAGGAGCTTCAGCTACTTTTCCTATCTGACCCGGCACCGGCTTATCCACGCAGGAGAGAAACCGCACCGGTGCActgagtgcgggaagagcttcacctgctcTTCTcacctggctcggcaccagctgatccacaccggggagaagccacatcagtgctctgagtgtgggaagagcttcgcccGATCCTCCggtctggcccagcaccagctgatCCACAAAGGAGACAAGCCATATAAttgttctgagtgtgggaagagtttcacctacTCCTCtaacctggcccggcaccagcttattcacaccggggagaagccatatcagtgctctgtgtgtgggaagagctttgcccGCTCCTCCCACCTGGACAAGCACCACTGTATCCATGAGgaagagaagccacatcattgctctgaatgtgggaagagcttcacctccTCCTATAGCCTGACccggcaccagcttatccacacaggagagaaaccGTATcaatgctctgagtgtgggaagagcttcacatATTCCTCCAACCTGGCCGAGCACCAGTTCATCCACACGAGGGAGAAACcccatcagtgctctgagtgtggtaAGAGATTTATCCGCTTCTCCATCCTGGCTGAGCACCTGtgtgtccacacaggggagaagccacatcggtgctctgaatgtgggaagagcttcacctacttCTCCAGCCTGACTGAGCACCAGCGAATCCACATGGTGGAAAAGGTACATcggtgctctgagtgtgggaagagcttcacccggtCCTCCCACCTATCCCGGCATCAGCGCGTCCACACCCGGAAGCATTCATAA